In Dromiciops gliroides isolate mDroGli1 chromosome 5, mDroGli1.pri, whole genome shotgun sequence, the following are encoded in one genomic region:
- the CENPM gene encoding centromere protein M isoform X3 produces MLLEQLGVAMVKAIEGTAKIQVHVASSLPLPTDRECLRPRIDLIVFVLSLHSKQSLRTVESSLPHVDASFFLGKVYFLVTGVRKEQSISVHMDTIKKMATTCQSPLLFSDLEEECFRTAMAQRLIRILQICAGHVPGMSALNLLSIMKRSPELLEQET; encoded by the exons ATGCTTCTGGAGCAGCTGGGGGTGGCCATGGTCAAGGCCATCGAGGGCACCGCCAAGATCCAGGT CCATGtggcctcctctctccctctgcccaCGGACAGGGAATGCCTCCGGCCCCGCATCGACCTCATTGTCTTTGTGCTCAGCCTCCACAGCAAACAGAG CCTGAGGACCGTGGAGTCATCACTGCCTCATGTGGATGCCAGCTTCTTCTTGGGGAAGGTGTATTTCCTGGTCACTGGAG TCAGAAAAGAACAAAGCATCAGTGTCCACATGGACACCATCAAGAAAATGGCCACCACCTGCCagagccctcttctcttcagtGACCTGGAG GAAGAATGCTTCCGGACGGCCATGGCCCAGCGCCTTATTCGAATTCTGCAGATCTGCGCGGGCCACGTGCCCGGTATGTCGGCCCTGAACCTGCTGTCCATAATGAAGAGGTCGCCAGAGCTGTTGGAGCAGGAGACGTGA
- the CENPM gene encoding centromere protein M isoform X2 produces the protein MALLRPLDKLPTLDVATILLVGSEEMLLEQLGVAMVKAIEGTAKIQVHVASSLPLPTDRECLRPRIDLIVFVLSLHSKQSLRTVESSLPHVDASFFLGKVYFLVTGVRKEQSISVHMDTIKKMATTCQSPLLFSDLENASGRPWPSALFEFCRSARATCPVCRP, from the exons ATGGCGCTGCTGCGACCCCTGGACAAGCTGCCGACCCTGGACGTAGCCACTATCCTG CTGGTGGGCTCTGAGGAGATGCTTCTGGAGCAGCTGGGGGTGGCCATGGTCAAGGCCATCGAGGGCACCGCCAAGATCCAGGT CCATGtggcctcctctctccctctgcccaCGGACAGGGAATGCCTCCGGCCCCGCATCGACCTCATTGTCTTTGTGCTCAGCCTCCACAGCAAACAGAG CCTGAGGACCGTGGAGTCATCACTGCCTCATGTGGATGCCAGCTTCTTCTTGGGGAAGGTGTATTTCCTGGTCACTGGAG TCAGAAAAGAACAAAGCATCAGTGTCCACATGGACACCATCAAGAAAATGGCCACCACCTGCCagagccctcttctcttcagtGACCTGGAG AATGCTTCCGGACGGCCATGGCCCAGCGCCTTATTCGAATTCTGCAGATCTGCGCGGGCCACGTGCCCGGTATGTCGGCCCTGA
- the CENPM gene encoding centromere protein M isoform X1, which yields MALLRPLDKLPTLDVATILLVGSEEMLLEQLGVAMVKAIEGTAKIQVHVASSLPLPTDRECLRPRIDLIVFVLSLHSKQSLRTVESSLPHVDASFFLGKVYFLVTGVRKEQSISVHMDTIKKMATTCQSPLLFSDLEEECFRTAMAQRLIRILQICAGHVPGMSALNLLSIMKRSPELLEQET from the exons ATGGCGCTGCTGCGACCCCTGGACAAGCTGCCGACCCTGGACGTAGCCACTATCCTG CTGGTGGGCTCTGAGGAGATGCTTCTGGAGCAGCTGGGGGTGGCCATGGTCAAGGCCATCGAGGGCACCGCCAAGATCCAGGT CCATGtggcctcctctctccctctgcccaCGGACAGGGAATGCCTCCGGCCCCGCATCGACCTCATTGTCTTTGTGCTCAGCCTCCACAGCAAACAGAG CCTGAGGACCGTGGAGTCATCACTGCCTCATGTGGATGCCAGCTTCTTCTTGGGGAAGGTGTATTTCCTGGTCACTGGAG TCAGAAAAGAACAAAGCATCAGTGTCCACATGGACACCATCAAGAAAATGGCCACCACCTGCCagagccctcttctcttcagtGACCTGGAG GAAGAATGCTTCCGGACGGCCATGGCCCAGCGCCTTATTCGAATTCTGCAGATCTGCGCGGGCCACGTGCCCGGTATGTCGGCCCTGAACCTGCTGTCCATAATGAAGAGGTCGCCAGAGCTGTTGGAGCAGGAGACGTGA